The nucleotide sequence GTATTTGCAGACTGATTTTATTTAGAAACAGTCCTTGCAAATATCAAAAACTTATTTAAGACACTTAAACAGTTGGATAAGATCTGAGTTTACCAGATTATGTCATTAAAGCATGTcaagaaagacagaagagcTTGCATTCAACTCAACTGTGCAATAAACAAATAATCCTGGCCCACCAGGACCCATACACCACAACTCTCATGTATGCTCCTTATTATTAGCTCTATTTTCACATTGTAccttttttgtacttttaatactccattttattgtaaataccagcaatttCTGGCACCTTTTTGTAAATACCAAgtatttttgcaacttttttgtaaataccagcCTTCTGTTGGCACcattttctatttcttcttctgtctatCCATCTATATGCAGTacatgcagtgaaatgcaaaatgactgttCCACAAGGCTGTGCAAGACCCCTTAGACATGATAGAAAACATTTCTTAGAGAcagaaaaagtaataaataatatGTAGTAGGGAGAGTGTTAAACTAAAGTGGTGTACATTGTATAAGAGCTGCAGTCGTGTATTTATCTAAATGTTATATTCATGTCTACACTGAGATGTCAGACAACATAGTTCAGGATGTAGTTCACACAGACTCAGacacagcagacagaaacaTATGCAGCAGCTGCTCATGATCATGAGGGATTCTTGGCTTGATGTTAAAACGACGTCTGGTTTCACCTACCTGTGCTTGCGGGAGCTTCTGGAGTGGGACGACTTGTATGAGTAACCCGAGTACTGCGACTCGTTGTCCATGTCTCGGGGCAGCGGTGGGCGGGCTTTACGggccccacctcctcctcctccccccgtGCCGCACTGCTCGCCGACTCCGCCCAGCTGGCTCTTGCGCTCGGAGATGGACTTGGTGGACAGAGTCAGGGGCAGCTTGAGCAGGTCAACCTTACTCCTGAGGGAATCTATCTTGGAGGCCGAtgaggagggaggcaggagaAGGAAGGTGGGGGAGACAGCAGGGAGAGGctatgaagaggaggaggagatgaggaggaagaggggtgAGGGAGGATGATGGGTAGGAGAGTCGCAACAGGGAAGAGCTGACGTGGATGAAATCTAAAAGAGAaggcaaacagagagagagagagagctgtggTTAAAACTGAATCACTGATCAGTATCAGTTCATCTGTTTTGGATTATGTCCAgggctttctgacacagacttgtttcttcatcacagtccacagACTCTCAATGATTTTGAATCAGATCTTTGGGGAGTTCAGTCTAAATTAATTCTTGCTtgatttaaccatttatttaccacttttgatgtgtgtttagggtcactgtcttgttggaacatccAACAGTATCCAAGATCCAACCTTCTGagtgatgattttaggttttcctgaagaatctGGAGGTagtcctccttcttcattattccacttactttgtgtaaagcactgTTTTCACTCGCAGAAAAAACAGCCCAGAGCATTATACTactaccaccatgcttgacggtaggtTTGTGTTACTGGGGTTAAATGCCTCACCTTCTCCCcttcaaacatatttctggtcatttggCCAAATAGCTCAGCTTTTGCTTCATCTAAACAGCTCTATCTttgcagcaggtgatagttggGGTTTTCTTCCTGATTGTGGTATTGACATAACTGTACCATGCACTTTATACTTACAATTGTCAGCACAGATGATACTGGTTCTGCTTAGAAATGGCTACAAGTGACTTCTCTGACTTGTTCAGGTCAATGAATTGTTTCTTTAATCGTATGATCTTCaatagaaatcaactggacttctcttgtaggttcttaaAGATGTTTCAGCTTCATAGAAGaggtttcttcagttctgaactgAACCCCAAACAGTTGATTTCActgaagaactgaagaagcctcttggatgaaggtgaaacgtcttaagaacctacaagagaagtccagatgatttctactgaagctcctaagattaccatgacctggatgactgagaacttGCACTGACAAATTGCTTCTTtactgagctcctcagactttcccattACAGTATTTTAACTTACTCTGATGTGTATTAAATGGACCCTATTTAAATTGTTtcagaggagtcaccagctgtagtcaatcgtaATCACTCACGAGAAGTTGAGGCCATGCCACTAAGTAAACTTGATTAACACGACTtcctacatcaccaaaactgagaaatttaAGTTGCTGGATGTATATTTTTGGctgagcagattttgtcatattaccAGAAGACccataataaatctatgaaagaactaAAGTATATGTTTTTTTGGGACAAAGATGCAAGTGTTCCAATGATTCCAACATAGAAAACTCAGTTacaggagtcattggaaactcaagattgCCATGAAATGATATACATTATCTTTACAAATGTATATAAACTTCTCTTGTTCTCCACTGTACATATTAACTGGATGaacagcattaaaaatacacagcaggGTTCATGTGGTCCTTTTCATTTCTCCTGCCTGAATTTCCTGCTATCACAGCAGACCACCTAGATGGAAACATCCCCAGAGTCTATTCTGAAGTTACTTTCATAACACACATAATGGCTGTACTGTCCTCGGTATACGTGCTGAATATAACTTGACAGTCAGATAAACGCCTTCCAAACATCAAGACCCTGAAGACATTCGGCTCCTTGCCCACAGGTTTATTGACATTGAAAGAAGGGTGaaactgaaacagacaaaaggCATGATAAATGCCATGCTTTCTTTTAATATGTACAAATATACTTTGTAAACATCTCAACTTAatttctgaaataaatgaaatacattCGTAGATGTTACTTTTTAACAGTACAAGCTGTACGTATTAATTCTATTTTCCTCAACCTAAACATGAAATAtatgacaacatattttaacgtAAGTCACTTGTTTTTGTACCTATTTGTTTGTAATTACTCTCATATGAGCTTACCATGAAATATCAATTAGCTAGAGAATGTTTCCAACAACAGACTTCTTAAATGTAACACTGtcccaaaaataaacatttgcaaTCATATATTAAGGCGATATAAATCACTACATACCCACAATGCTGCAAAAGGCGTAAGATGTATGTGGATGTTGCTAGATTAGACCAGATGCAACCAGAACAGCCGTTTTCCATTATATATTGACTTACTTCCTGATACTGACAACTTCCTGTCACTCAACTTTCTGTCACTGACAACTTCCTGTCACTCTTAAGGTGCCCtcagcaaaatacaaaaacgtgccatcagaaaaacacagaactttATAACATGTTACATCAGCTGTAACAGAACACTCCCTGCCTGACATGATTACGCATCACCCAACACAGTCATTAAACCCCATCCACTGAAGGATCTAGGGGGAGAAGACACACTAACTCTGTAATGGGCCTACGAAAGACTGAAAACCCCCCTGATCTAATAACTTTCACCTCGACTTGCCGCACTTTCCCATCTTTACTAGGAAAAGTCTGTGTTATCAGTCCAAGTGGATATTCATTCCTTGGTACTTGGCCATCCTTGAGAACAACGCTTCCACGCTCAATGTTTGGGAGATCGTCCTGCCACTTCTTGCGTGCCTGCAGCGTTGGGAGAAATCATTTGCACCACCTGTCCCAGAAGGTGTTTGACAGGTGCTGAACTTGCCGCCACTGATGCTTGTAGAGAGGTCTGAAACTCCAAactctcctgcagcagctgggaCAATGTTCACCTTATGTGTCAGAAGAGTGGCTGGCATGAGAATAAAGTTAACATCAGAACTTGTCACACGAACAAGCGGCCTTGCATTGATGATGGCTGCTACTTCTGCCATGAAAGTCACCAGCACTTCATGGGTAAGTTTGTCCTTCGGTTGAAAGAACATTGAATCCAAAATTTTCGTTGCAAGACCAATCATTCTTTCCCATGACCCACCACAATGGGAAGCATGTGGCGGGTTAAAAGTCCAAGTGCATCCCTGGTCTGACAGGTAAGACTTCACAGCTGCATTGTCAATGTTTGAAGGTATCTTCAGGGCCTTACAAGCACCAACAAAGTTAGTGCCACGATCTGAACGAATGTTTTTGACTGGTCCCcgcacagcaacaaaacaccTCAGTGCGTTGATGAAACTGGATGTGTCAAGAGACTCTATGATCGCAATATGCACAGCTTGTATAATCAAGCATTTAAAGATAATGGCCCACCATTTACTGTGTGAGAGGCCCCCTCTCGTCCGGCATGATGAGACGTTCCATGGGCCAAATACATCCAATCTAATGTTTGTAAAAGGAGGGTCTGTTGAAAGACGATCTGCTGGGAGGCTGACCATTTTCTGGGTGCTGAGTGGAGCTCTGAGCCGTCTGCAAGTTACACATCGATGGATGACACTACtcacttttctctttcctcctaCTATCCAAAATCCAGCTGAACGGACAGCTCCTTCCGTAAAGAGACGACCTTGGTGGTGGATTTGCTCATGATGTTGCCTGATGGGTAAAGTTGCAACATGATGCTTGCCAGGAATAATCAAAGATGTTTTTTCATCTTGATCAAAATTTGCATGACAGAGACGGCCACCTACTCTCAGAAGGCCTTGTGCATCAATGAAGGGGGCCAGATTGTAGAGAGGGCTGGTTTTAGGAACCTTGTCGCACCGCTGAATGCATTTGATTTCTTGGCCATAGACTTCCACTTGAACTGCTTGGATGATGGTAGCTGAAGCTTGTTTGGACTCTTCAACAGTGATGTCAGCCTTGCAGTAATGCCAGCCCTTACAAGAACTGTTCTTCACTGTTGTGTTGAAGTGGCGGGCTATGTGAATGAGACGAGTGATCGCACAAGTGAGTGACTTCCAAGAGGAGAACTTGGTGAACTGTTGTGAACCAAGCTGCTTGGAAGTTGTTGCTGTGGCTAAGGTGGACACTAGAGGTTGTACATCTGGATCTGAACTTGGATCAACAAGTTCATAGGAATTTTCTGAGTTAGTTGTTCCTGGCATGGAAAGAAATCTGGGGCCACTTAGCCAATTGGTATCTTTCAACTGGCTCGCAGCAACTGAGCGCATTGCATGATCTGCAGGGTTCTCGTCTGTAGACACATAGCGCCACTGATCTGGACGGGAGGACCGTCTGATACGTTGTACTCGGTTACTTACATATACATAAAAACGCCTTGTCTCATTATGGACGTAACCAAGCACCACTTTGCTGTCTAAGTAGTAGGTTACGGCATCAAGCGAAAGGTCCAGTTCTGTTGAGATCAGGTCTGCTAACTCAACAGCTAGCACTGCAGCACAGAGCTCTAGCCTTGGTACTGTCTGTTCTGGGCAGGGAGTCAGTTTGGCTTTCCCCATTACAAACCTAACACTGTTATTTCCAGCAGCATCTGTGACCCTTAAGTATGCTACTGCAGCAATAGCTTTGGTAGACGCATCAGAAAATAGATGCAGTTCTCTTCTGACAGCTGCAGAAGGTGAACTCACAGTGTAGGGCCTAGAGATGGAAAGACTGGCCAGATCAGACAAAGAAGTTCTCCAAGACATCCAAACATCTTTCATTTCTTGTGGTAAGGGTGCATCCCAGTCACCATTCTCAGTAGTGAGTTCTCTCAGAATGGCCTTGCCTTGGATTGTAATGGGCACTACAAACCCAAGAGGATCGTAGAGGCTATTGACGGTTGAGAGGACACCCCTCCGGGTGAAAGGTTTAATCTCGTCTGACACACTGAAGAGGAAACAGTCAGTTCGGAGGTCCCTGTTGAGTCCAAGACTCTGCTGTATTGGCAGTGCATCTGACGTGAGATCAAGTCCACAAGGTCATTTGCATGATCTCCAGGTGAAAAGGCATCCataacttcttttttgtttgctgtgatcTCGTGCAGCCTTAGGTTTGATTTGGAAAGGACTTCCTGAGTCTTTTTCAACAAGTCAACAGCAGCTTTGACTGTAGGCAGGGACATCAGGCCGTCATCCACATAGAAGTCATGCAACACAAAGCGTTTAACATCAGGATCTGTGTTGAGTCCTTTGTCCTCGACGGACCGGTGTAGTCCATGAATAGCTACTGCAGGTGAGGGGCTACTACCAAACACATCGACCCTCATGCGATATTCCACGATTTCCTTGGAGAGATCATTGTCTTTAAACCAAAGAAAATGCAAGAAGttcctgtctttctcttccACAAGAAAGCAATAGAACACCTGCTCTATGTCAGCTGTGAAGGCGATGGCTTCTTTTCTGAAGTAGATCAGCACCCCTAGCAGTATGTTGTTCAGATCAGGTCCAGTTAACAGTACATCGCGAAGTGATACGCCATCATATTGGGCACTGGAATCAAACAACGCGGATTTTCTTAGGTTTCTTTGGGAGGTATACACCAAATATTGGCAAGTACCATCGTTCTTCTTCCACGTCAAGAGGAGGAGCTAACTCAACATCTCCATTCTTAAACATTTTGTCCATAAAGCTAGTGAAGTGTTTTCTGAGTTCTGGCTTTCTCTCAAAATTGTGCCTGAGAGATATGAGACGCTTAAGTGCTTCAGGCTTATTATCAGCCCTTTATCCATAATCTCCATAAAGTAGGCATCCTGGATCGATGGTGCTACCTGATTGCCATCTTTGGTTCTCCTGAACACAGTACATCCCAGGTGGTCAGCATCACAGGGAGATTTCTCCTCAGAAGGCATCGAGGAGTGGTTGGTAACTTGGATGTCACTGTATCTCTCCTcgacacaaaacacatttgggTATGGATCAAAGAGAGTAGGGCGTGTTCACTCCGCTGTGTTTGTGTAGAAACAGCTGATGGATTGCGGTTTGTGGTCCCTGCCTAGACACACACATTGCCTACTATAACCCATCCAAGATCCAGCTTCTGTGCATAAGTTAGGTTGTTTGAACCATTAATCATTTTGCGAACTTTGTGCACTCTGATAATGTCTCGACCTAAGAGAAGCATTATCGGGGCTTGTGGGTCGATGGCTGGGATAAGGTGCTCCACTGACTTTAAGTGTACATGATGAGAGGCCACTTCAGGGGTTGGAATCTCATCTCTGTTGTTAGGAATGTCATTACATTCGATGAGACTTGGTAATTTGAAGCCGACAGTTCCATCCAGACATTCCACTTCGTAGCCAGTAGCCCTTCTTCCTACTGCTTCCTTTACACTGGCACAAGTTTTTAGTGTGTAAGGAGTACTTGGACTTGGTCCCCAAACACTTCAAAGAACTCTGAATGAACTAGTGATCTGTTGCTCTGTTCGTCAAGAATTGCATACAGTTTTACTGCTTTGCCTCTGTGGCCAGCTGGATATACTTTAACAAGACATATTTTAGAGCAGGATCGTTTTGTCAGATCTCCACCACAGACCTCTGTACGTTTGTTGGTAACTTGGGCTTGAGGTACGTTTTCCTTGTCCTCCCTGCCATGCTCAGTAGCGGggtcttttctttctgtccagAATGCAGGCCCGGGATGGAGAGCTGCATCATGCGTCTCACTGTTACATTCGGAAAATTTTACTTTAACTTTACAGTTCCTTGCAATCTGTGAGGATGAAGAGCAGCATTTAAAGCACACattctctttcaaaaatgtcTTACGCTCTTCAATGGGCTTTTCTCTGAATACACGACATTTACGTAGAGGGTGATGTTTTCTATGAATAGGGCACAGTTTATCGCAGTCATTAGATTTTGTTGGGAACTCAGATTCGGTTTGGGAGTTATCTCCATTTTGTGGACAGAGACTTCTCGTTGTTTGCTTGGTCTCCAGCCTGTCTTCTCTACCCGGGAGGCTGTGTCTATGTGAGAGATGAAGCTGAAGCTTGGGTCATTCCCAATGCTAGCCTCCCGACTGACAAAGTCCACAAAGTAGTCAAAGGGTGGATAGAAAACATGTCTTTGCTGTTTGTAAGATGCACCTATTGAGGCCCATTTTTCCTGTAGATGGCATGGGAGTTTTTGTACCATTGGGTTGACACCTCTCGCTATGTCGAGAAACGAGAGTCCAGGTAAGTCACCCTCTGCCTTGGCTGACTGAAGTTCCATTAGCAAGTCAGTGAACTTTGTCAATTTGGAATAGTCTCGTCTTGTTATTTTTGGAAAGGTCTCAATTTGTTTGAACAGAGCATCTTCAGTAACTTCTATAGAGCCATAGGTTTGGTCAAGTCTCTCCCATGTCATTGCCAACCCTGCTTCCGGATAGCTGATGTGTATTGCTCTTATCTGTTCAACGTGTTCTGCAGACTCTTTGCCAAGCCACTTTAGCAGAAGTTCCATCTCCTCACCCGGTGTTAGATTTAAGTCGGCGATTGCAGTCTGAAATGAACGTTTCCAGGCTCTGTAGTTTTGTGGTTAATCATTAAATTGAAGTAAGCCTGTAGCCACAAGCTCACGACGAGCAAGGTATCTTACAAAGTCATTCATATTTGAGCTACTGTTGTTGGAATATGGAGACAAGGGATAGGGCAATGGGGTGAGACATTCTTGGTTCTTTTGAACTCTGGAATGCTTGGCAGGGATAGTATAGTTGTTTCCAAACCATACCCCACGAGGTTCATGGGCAGAATTTTCCTTGGAATGACGTTGCTAAGTGTTGATGTGAAGTGGTTCGGAAGCATTATTATTCTGATCTGGAAAGAAGGGTTTAGCTTCTGGTTTGAGATGTGAAGGTGGAGTGTTGTAACTACAGGTTGGCTCTGTTTTTACTGGGGCATCACCATCAGGTTGTTGAAGCTCTGTCTCTCTTATTTTGGCTTGATTGATAACATATTGTTCTGTACGCTGTGTAGCTTTGAGGGGAGTAGAacctacactatattgccaaaagtattcgctcacccatccaaataatcagaatcaggtgttccaatcacttccatggctacaggtgtataaaatcaagcacctaggcatgcagactgcttttacaaacatctgtgaaagaatgggtcgctctcaggagctcagtgaattccagcgtggaactgtgatagga is from Amphiprion ocellaris isolate individual 3 ecotype Okinawa chromosome 10, ASM2253959v1, whole genome shotgun sequence and encodes:
- the LOC118471342 gene encoding uncharacterized protein LOC118471342, with translation MKDVWMSWRTSLSDLASLSISRPYTVSSPSAAVRRELHLFSDASTKAIAAVAYLRVTDAAGNNSVRFVMGKAKLTPCPEQTVPRLELCAAVLAVELADLISTELDLSLDAVTYYLDSKVVLGYVHNETRRFYVYVSNRVQRIRRSSRPDQWRYVSTDENPADHAMRSVAASQLKDTNWLSGPRFLSMPGTTNSENSYELVDPSSDPDVQPLVSTLATATTSKQLGSQQFTKFSSWKSLTCAITRLIHIARHFNTTVKNSSCKGWHYCKADITVEESKQASATIIQAVQVEVYGQEIKCIQRCDKVPKTSPLYNLAPFIDAQGLLRVGGRLCHANFDQDEKTSLIIPGKHHVATLPIRQHHEQIHHQGRLFTEGAVRSAGFWIVGGKRKVSSVIHRCVTCRRLRAPLSTQKMVSLPADRLSTDPPFTNIRLDVFGPWNVSSCRTRGGLSHSKWWAIIFKCLIIQAVHIAIIESLDTSSFINALRCFVAVRGPVKNIRSDRGTNFVGACKALKIPSNIDNAAVKSYLSDQGCTWTFNPPHASHCGGSWERMIGLATKILDSMFFQPKDKLTHEVLVTFMAEVAAIINARPLVRVTSSDVNFILMPATLLTHKVNIVPAAAGEFGVSDLSTSISGGKFSTCQTPSGTGGANDFSQRCRHARSGRTISQTLSVEALFSRMAKYQGMNIHLD